A single Lancefieldella parvula DSM 20469 DNA region contains:
- a CDS encoding diacylglycerol/lipid kinase family protein: MSQSPLGRTLIIANPAAHSGKGAAGAEFARHFLTSYSAATDGYELKLTTAMGDARVMASEAADFDTVVTLGGDGVIHEVVNGLMTLSPETRPALGIIPMGSGNDYARTLGMKINDPEGAFAQLVRGKIKQLEIGRINDVYFMETMSFGLDAAIAIDTTKRRANNSSTEGEALFFTSGLKFMSAGSKGYPCTVSFDGEKDIDLQALIMAFQVGPTYGGGFKVCPHAQPDDGLLTVCYNTKVPNIPHLLALFGLAKSGKHINSRIIEERHLKQAVVTFHKPVPVQVDGEELPFAEQFVIEVIPDALSVVVP, translated from the coding sequence ATGTCTCAATCCCCTCTTGGACGCACACTTATCATAGCTAATCCCGCTGCTCATAGTGGTAAAGGCGCTGCAGGTGCGGAATTTGCTCGACACTTCCTTACCAGCTATTCAGCCGCAACGGATGGATACGAGCTCAAGCTCACCACAGCTATGGGAGACGCTCGTGTTATGGCCTCAGAAGCTGCAGATTTTGACACGGTTGTCACACTTGGCGGAGATGGCGTTATCCATGAGGTGGTTAATGGTCTCATGACCTTATCGCCAGAAACACGCCCAGCGCTTGGCATTATCCCTATGGGCTCTGGAAACGATTATGCGCGCACACTGGGCATGAAAATCAACGATCCAGAAGGCGCTTTTGCGCAGCTAGTTCGCGGCAAGATTAAGCAACTAGAGATTGGTCGCATCAACGACGTCTACTTTATGGAAACTATGTCATTTGGACTTGACGCAGCTATTGCAATCGATACCACAAAGCGACGTGCAAACAACTCATCAACTGAAGGCGAAGCACTCTTCTTTACCTCGGGCCTTAAGTTCATGTCTGCAGGTAGCAAGGGTTATCCCTGCACCGTCTCGTTTGATGGCGAGAAGGACATTGACCTCCAAGCTCTTATCATGGCCTTCCAAGTTGGACCTACATACGGCGGTGGCTTTAAAGTTTGCCCACATGCCCAGCCAGATGATGGTCTGCTCACCGTTTGTTATAACACCAAAGTCCCTAATATCCCCCACCTGCTAGCCTTGTTTGGTCTAGCAAAGTCTGGCAAACACATCAACTCCCGTATCATTGAAGAACGTCATCTCAAACAAGCAGTGGTAACTTTCCACAAGCCGGTTCCTGTTCAGGTTGATGGCGAAGAACTTCCTTTTGCAGAGCAATTTGTCATTGAGGTCATCCCCGACGCGCTTTCCGTGGTTGTTCCCTAG
- a CDS encoding MalY/PatB family protein → MSYDFESRVNRAGTGSRKWNVMYDVNPDVAPGIPPFSVADMEYHTAPEIVEGLKEYINDAILGYSTPTNQMKQAVCKWMKTRHDWDVKPEWLLNSSGVVPALFASVTEFTKPDEGVILFTPVYRPFYMAVEENNRALVECPLVLSEGPHYDIDFDLFEKLAAEPKNTMVILCSPHNPSGRVWTKEELTRIAEIAVKHNLIVVADEIHHDLIMPGSSHSVFETLSDAVAARTITCTSPSKSFNLAGTQFSNIIVSNPELRERLEKRLQARETTSCNPISFKACELAYSKGGAWLDACIKAVDANQRLLLDFFTTKHPRVKLAPITGTYLQWLDFRDLGLTSEELNHLLQFEAQVFFTDGVFFGEAAQGFKRWNLAAPRVEIEEALDRLDVALTAHGF, encoded by the coding sequence ATGTCTTACGATTTTGAATCTCGCGTTAATCGAGCTGGTACTGGTTCTAGAAAATGGAACGTCATGTATGACGTTAATCCAGATGTAGCTCCTGGTATTCCACCTTTTTCTGTTGCTGATATGGAATACCATACAGCTCCAGAGATTGTTGAGGGCCTTAAGGAATATATCAACGATGCAATTCTTGGTTATTCCACGCCAACTAATCAGATGAAGCAGGCTGTGTGCAAGTGGATGAAGACTCGTCATGACTGGGATGTAAAGCCAGAGTGGCTGCTCAACTCTTCTGGCGTGGTGCCTGCGCTTTTTGCATCTGTTACTGAGTTTACCAAGCCAGATGAGGGTGTCATTTTGTTCACGCCTGTCTATCGTCCATTCTACATGGCAGTAGAGGAGAATAACCGTGCGCTGGTAGAGTGTCCGCTCGTCTTGTCAGAGGGTCCTCACTACGATATTGACTTTGATTTGTTTGAGAAGCTTGCTGCTGAGCCAAAGAATACCATGGTCATTTTGTGTTCACCTCACAATCCAAGTGGCCGTGTGTGGACCAAAGAGGAGCTTACGCGTATTGCAGAGATTGCGGTTAAGCATAACCTCATTGTGGTTGCCGACGAGATCCATCATGACCTTATCATGCCAGGCTCCTCGCATAGCGTTTTTGAAACGCTCTCTGATGCGGTTGCAGCACGTACTATTACCTGCACGTCTCCATCAAAGAGTTTCAACCTGGCCGGCACACAGTTCAGCAACATTATTGTGAGCAACCCAGAACTGCGTGAGCGCCTTGAGAAGCGCTTGCAGGCCCGAGAGACTACTTCATGCAATCCAATCAGCTTCAAGGCCTGTGAGCTGGCTTACAGTAAGGGCGGAGCATGGCTGGACGCATGTATCAAGGCCGTTGATGCCAACCAGAGGCTGCTCCTGGACTTCTTTACCACTAAGCATCCTCGCGTGAAGCTTGCGCCAATCACGGGAACCTACCTTCAGTGGCTCGACTTCAGAGATCTTGGCCTTACGTCAGAAGAGCTTAATCACCTCTTGCAGTTTGAGGCCCAGGTATTTTTCACCGACGGCGTCTTCTTCGGCGAGGCCGCCCAGGGTTTCAAGCGCTGGAATTTGGCAGCCCCTCGCGTCGAGATTGAAGAGGCGTTGGATCGCCTGGACGTAGCGCTCACGGCTCACGGATTCTAA
- a CDS encoding phage holin, with protein sequence MINWKVRLHNPAWWLGMAGIVMSPILAYLGLAYSDLTTWGSLADVFVKFISNPYLIGTVVVAVLGAIGVTVDPTTKGLSDSARAMTYEKPSTSPLDTEEK encoded by the coding sequence ATGATTAACTGGAAAGTACGTCTACACAATCCCGCTTGGTGGTTGGGAATGGCAGGTATTGTTATGAGTCCAATCCTGGCATATCTTGGACTGGCTTATTCTGACTTGACTACATGGGGCAGTCTTGCTGATGTGTTCGTGAAGTTCATCAGCAACCCTTATCTCATCGGTACTGTGGTTGTAGCGGTCCTTGGTGCTATCGGCGTCACGGTTGACCCAACAACCAAGGGACTAAGCGATTCTGCACGTGCAATGACATACGAAAAACCAAGCACGAGCCCTTTAGACACCGAGGAGAAATAA
- a CDS encoding carbohydrate ABC transporter permease gives MAKMLKRWWPLFVLPTALSFLFGFLIPFVQGFYLSFCKFITISDAKPVGLDNYVAAFSDPQFAHAFLYTALFALVSTVLINVLALAIALALTRKNLKGTNSFRTVFFMPNLIGGIVLGYIWNILINCILSIVGEQLLALNSTAGFWGMIILTLWQQVGYMMIIYIAGLQSIPSDYLEAARVDGANAWQTLWKVKIPNLMSTITICLFLTVTNGFKLFDQNLALTAGEPKHTTEMLALNIYNTFYARQGAKWMGIGQAKAVIFCILVICIVMIQLRATRSKEVQQ, from the coding sequence ATGGCAAAGATGTTGAAGCGGTGGTGGCCATTATTTGTTCTGCCTACAGCGCTATCTTTTTTGTTTGGCTTTCTGATTCCGTTTGTACAGGGATTTTATCTTTCATTTTGTAAATTTATTACCATTAGCGATGCTAAACCAGTTGGTCTAGATAATTATGTGGCAGCTTTTTCTGATCCACAGTTTGCCCATGCTTTTTTGTATACCGCATTATTTGCACTAGTCTCAACAGTTCTTATTAATGTGTTGGCGCTTGCAATTGCACTTGCCTTAACTAGAAAGAATCTTAAGGGCACCAATTCATTTAGGACTGTCTTTTTTATGCCAAACCTTATTGGCGGCATTGTCTTGGGTTATATCTGGAATATTTTGATTAACTGTATACTCTCTATTGTAGGTGAGCAGCTTCTTGCACTTAATAGTACTGCTGGATTCTGGGGAATGATTATTCTTACCCTGTGGCAGCAAGTTGGTTACATGATGATTATTTATATTGCTGGCTTGCAGTCTATTCCAAGTGATTATCTTGAAGCAGCACGAGTTGATGGAGCAAATGCTTGGCAGACGCTTTGGAAGGTAAAAATTCCAAACCTTATGTCTACCATTACTATTTGTCTTTTTTTGACGGTAACAAATGGCTTTAAATTATTTGATCAGAACTTGGCGCTTACTGCAGGTGAGCCTAAGCATACAACTGAAATGCTTGCCCTTAATATTTACAATACCTTCTATGCTCGACAGGGAGCAAAGTGGATGGGTATTGGTCAGGCTAAAGCTGTTATTTTCTGCATTTTAGTTATTTGTATAGTCATGATTCAGCTGAGAGCCACCAGGTCAAAGGAGGTGCAGCAATAA
- a CDS encoding GntR family transcriptional regulator produces the protein MPSVRFDTIYQNLKNKILDGTYAYESFLPTEMELTKIYSCSRNTVRRALTLLSDEAFLQPIHGRGVRVIWQKKPSEVIGSLEGLESFQEYAHRNNLVPDTNVIVFEHIPCTDDISHQTGFKAGEELIHIVRIRKLNGSSRQIDNDYLLASAAGNLTIEDAATSIFAYLENTLHMKILKSKRTISVELATEEDRQHLELGSFNCVAVVESHSFNSRGVMFGFTQTRSHPETFCYKVISKR, from the coding sequence ATGCCAAGTGTACGGTTTGATACGATTTATCAAAATTTGAAAAATAAGATCTTAGACGGAACATACGCATATGAGTCCTTTTTACCTACTGAAATGGAGCTCACCAAAATATATTCCTGCTCTAGAAACACCGTCCGACGGGCGCTTACTCTCCTATCAGACGAAGCCTTCCTTCAACCAATTCATGGTAGAGGTGTCCGCGTTATTTGGCAGAAAAAACCAAGTGAGGTTATTGGCTCACTAGAAGGACTCGAGTCCTTTCAAGAATATGCCCATAGAAATAATCTTGTACCTGATACAAACGTCATTGTCTTTGAGCATATACCGTGTACAGACGATATTTCTCATCAAACTGGTTTTAAAGCGGGCGAAGAACTTATACATATAGTTCGAATCCGCAAGCTCAATGGATCTTCTCGCCAGATAGATAACGACTACCTTTTGGCGTCTGCTGCAGGGAATTTAACCATTGAAGATGCAGCAACATCTATTTTTGCTTATCTAGAAAACACACTTCATATGAAAATTTTAAAAAGCAAAAGAACAATCAGTGTTGAGCTGGCAACTGAAGAAGACCGCCAACATTTGGAACTTGGATCTTTTAATTGCGTTGCAGTGGTAGAAAGTCATTCTTTTAACTCAAGAGGCGTTATGTTTGGCTTTACGCAAACTCGCAGTCACCCAGAAACATTCTGCTATAAGGTTATTTCAAAAAGATAA
- a CDS encoding helix-turn-helix domain-containing protein — protein sequence MRTKQEFKALREQTGITQDYLAQALGVRERSVRRWESITEEGYNAPQDAWDILDDALKLQRQVVSAALGQVEEAAQEVGSYPASVKLVYWSTQVEYDEHHCIDDGGDWRQANATARIVSYALHERGIETDWISGADNLVPKQ from the coding sequence ATGAGAACAAAGCAAGAATTCAAGGCTTTACGAGAACAGACAGGAATCACGCAGGACTATCTGGCACAAGCTCTTGGAGTTCGTGAGAGGTCTGTAAGACGCTGGGAAAGCATCACAGAGGAAGGTTACAACGCTCCACAAGACGCGTGGGACATTCTTGATGATGCTTTGAAGTTGCAGCGTCAAGTAGTCTCTGCAGCCTTAGGGCAGGTTGAGGAAGCTGCTCAAGAGGTTGGCAGCTATCCAGCCAGTGTGAAGCTGGTCTACTGGTCTACCCAAGTAGAATACGATGAGCACCATTGCATAGACGATGGCGGAGACTGGCGACAGGCTAACGCAACCGCACGCATTGTCTCGTATGCGCTCCATGAACGAGGAATCGAGACTGATTGGATCAGCGGAGCGGACAACTTAGTTCCAAAGCAATAA
- the ptsP gene encoding phosphoenolpyruvate--protein phosphotransferase, protein MFEGVNASNGIGIGAAQVAVDPDLTFTPHTVEDTAAEKARYAEAVTKFIAQTNAQIERMTKTVGEEAAAIMGAHIEFAEDEGIKEAVNSAIDGGTCVEQAVSDAYDMYYNMFLGMEDELFRERAADVADVKTGLLADLLGKEVVDLSTLPENSVIVCRELTPSMTADIDKDHVAGIVTETGGRTSHSAIIARALEIPAVLSVPNITSEVATGNAIVVDGTNGKVVVNPSEAELAEYKAQAEAYAAEKAALEAYRGKETVTADGIKVLLVANIGNPDDANGAVDADAEGIGLFRSEFLFMDAKELPSEEEQFAAYQKVALRMKDKPVIIRTLDVGGDKEIPYLNMKAEENPFMGFRAIRYCLNNAEQYKVQLRALLRASAFGDIKIMLPLVTTVDEVRQAKALVEECKGELDAKGVAYNKDIEVGTMIETPSASLIADKLARECDFFSIGTNDLIGYTMCADRGNDRVAYLYEVYQPSVLRSLKYLIGEGNKKKIMVGMCGEAAADPLLIPVLLSFGLDEFSVSAPSVLRTRKTIAAWTKAEADELTARVMELDTAAEVKALLEREAR, encoded by the coding sequence ATGTTTGAGGGAGTCAATGCGTCTAACGGAATCGGCATCGGTGCTGCTCAGGTTGCTGTAGATCCAGATCTTACTTTTACTCCGCACACTGTTGAAGACACTGCTGCAGAGAAGGCTCGTTACGCAGAGGCTGTAACTAAGTTCATCGCACAGACTAATGCGCAAATTGAGCGTATGACTAAGACGGTGGGTGAGGAAGCTGCTGCAATTATGGGTGCTCACATTGAGTTTGCAGAGGATGAGGGCATCAAAGAGGCCGTTAACAGCGCTATTGACGGTGGTACCTGTGTTGAGCAGGCTGTAAGCGACGCATATGACATGTATTACAACATGTTCCTTGGCATGGAGGATGAACTCTTCCGTGAGCGCGCAGCAGACGTTGCAGACGTAAAGACTGGTCTTCTCGCTGATCTTCTTGGCAAAGAGGTTGTTGACCTCTCTACGCTTCCAGAGAACTCCGTCATTGTCTGCCGTGAGCTGACTCCTTCAATGACCGCAGATATTGATAAGGACCACGTTGCAGGTATTGTTACCGAGACTGGTGGTCGTACTTCTCACTCCGCAATCATTGCTCGTGCTCTTGAGATCCCTGCAGTTCTTTCTGTTCCTAACATCACTTCTGAGGTTGCAACTGGCAACGCTATTGTTGTCGACGGCACTAACGGCAAGGTTGTTGTTAATCCTTCTGAGGCTGAGCTTGCTGAGTACAAGGCTCAGGCTGAGGCTTACGCTGCAGAGAAGGCTGCTCTTGAGGCTTATCGCGGTAAGGAGACCGTAACTGCTGACGGCATTAAGGTTCTGCTTGTTGCTAATATCGGTAATCCAGATGACGCTAACGGCGCAGTTGACGCTGATGCTGAGGGTATCGGTCTTTTCCGCTCCGAGTTCCTGTTCATGGATGCAAAGGAGCTGCCAAGCGAGGAAGAGCAGTTTGCTGCTTATCAGAAGGTTGCTCTGCGCATGAAGGATAAGCCAGTCATCATCCGTACTCTTGATGTCGGTGGTGATAAAGAGATTCCTTATCTCAACATGAAGGCTGAGGAGAATCCATTCATGGGCTTCCGCGCTATTCGCTACTGCCTTAACAATGCTGAGCAGTACAAGGTTCAGCTCCGCGCCCTTCTCCGTGCATCTGCATTTGGTGACATCAAGATTATGCTTCCTCTTGTCACTACTGTTGACGAGGTTCGTCAGGCAAAAGCTCTTGTTGAGGAGTGCAAGGGTGAGCTTGACGCTAAGGGTGTAGCATACAACAAAGATATTGAGGTAGGCACCATGATCGAGACTCCATCTGCATCTCTGATTGCAGATAAGCTGGCTCGTGAGTGCGATTTCTTCTCCATTGGTACCAATGACCTTATTGGCTACACCATGTGCGCCGACCGTGGCAATGATCGCGTTGCATATCTCTACGAGGTCTATCAGCCATCCGTCCTCCGTTCCCTCAAGTACCTCATTGGTGAGGGTAACAAAAAGAAGATTATGGTTGGCATGTGCGGTGAGGCAGCTGCAGATCCACTGCTCATCCCAGTCCTTCTTTCCTTTGGCCTGGATGAGTTCTCCGTCTCTGCTCCATCTGTCCTGCGTACCCGCAAGACCATTGCAGCTTGGACAAAGGCTGAGGCAGACGAGCTTACTGCTCGTGTCATGGAGCTTGATACCGCAGCTGAGGTTAAGGCTCTGCTTGAGCGTGAAGCTCGCTAA
- a CDS encoding ABC transporter permease, with translation MSESSTQTNNAQGASTSLVAVSARDAWYPTHQRDQFILRQLVSKDFKLKYRRSILGVVWSVLNPLLMMAVMAVVFSTFLGNRAEDVVNYPLYLILGNTAFQLMNDATTMGMRSIIDASSLLKKVRINRVVFPVQKVLFAVVNYLFSLIAVGIVMLVFRIPLTIYALLTPVALLLLTGFCIGLAMLLSALAVFFRDVIHLWSVVTTAWMYGTPLFYSVNIMSPWMLQIERFNPMFHFVTFIRDCLLFQKFPATSTILGCLVSAVLALVIGYTVFHKLEKKFILHI, from the coding sequence GTGAGCGAGTCTTCAACACAAACTAATAATGCGCAGGGTGCAAGTACAAGTCTCGTGGCTGTTTCTGCTCGAGATGCATGGTACCCAACGCATCAGCGTGATCAGTTCATTTTGCGTCAGCTGGTAAGTAAAGACTTCAAACTCAAGTATCGCCGTTCTATCTTGGGTGTTGTATGGTCGGTTTTAAACCCACTTTTGATGATGGCAGTTATGGCAGTTGTCTTTTCTACTTTTTTGGGAAACCGCGCTGAAGATGTTGTGAACTATCCTCTGTATCTAATTCTTGGTAATACGGCATTTCAGCTGATGAATGATGCGACTACTATGGGAATGCGCTCAATTATTGATGCATCCAGCCTGCTGAAGAAAGTTCGCATCAATCGCGTTGTTTTTCCTGTTCAGAAAGTACTTTTTGCAGTTGTAAACTATCTTTTCTCGCTTATTGCTGTTGGCATTGTTATGCTTGTCTTCCGTATCCCACTGACGATCTACGCACTGCTGACACCTGTTGCTTTGCTGCTCTTGACTGGTTTTTGTATTGGCCTTGCAATGCTTCTTTCGGCTCTTGCGGTCTTTTTTAGAGATGTCATTCATTTGTGGAGTGTTGTGACTACCGCATGGATGTATGGCACACCATTGTTTTACTCCGTTAACATTATGTCACCTTGGATGCTTCAGATTGAGCGCTTTAATCCAATGTTCCACTTTGTGACATTTATTAGAGACTGTCTCCTTTTTCAGAAGTTCCCTGCAACAAGCACAATTTTAGGTTGTCTTGTTTCTGCAGTTCTTGCCTTAGTTATCGGCTACACTGTTTTCCACAAACTAGAGAAGAAATTTATTCTGCACATTTAA
- a CDS encoding 1-phosphofructokinase family hexose kinase, with protein sequence MIYTMTLNPALDYVMHPNTLDMGFTNRSSSEELHCGGNGINVSTLLKELDKVTVAMGIVGGFTGEYLLSDLQRQGIPSNFVKLDSGFTRINVKLNGIVMTMVNGNGPRIPEKKVDELLERMDVVGSGDTLVLTGSIPSSLPEDIYTRLMAQLAGRGIQFVVDAPGQLLMEAIKAQPFLIKPNNHEVGRIFDANPETPEECIPFAKKLQDGGARNVIVSCGGAGSLLLDEYGAEHIVPTAKIRLVNATGAGDSMVAGFLAKTTAGYDYDTALIYASACGTATAASKGIAKRATIDRVVTALYKKMGREMPASIAEEIQLARHKEEAREGKSSWLADSDQ encoded by the coding sequence GTGATTTACACAATGACGCTTAATCCCGCGCTTGACTATGTCATGCATCCAAACACATTGGACATGGGCTTTACCAACCGTTCTTCGTCAGAAGAGTTGCACTGCGGTGGTAATGGAATTAACGTCTCTACACTCTTAAAAGAGCTTGACAAGGTCACCGTTGCCATGGGCATTGTTGGTGGCTTTACTGGTGAATACCTGCTAAGCGATTTGCAGAGACAGGGAATTCCAAGTAACTTTGTTAAGTTGGATTCTGGTTTTACTCGTATTAATGTCAAACTTAACGGCATTGTTATGACTATGGTCAACGGCAATGGTCCACGCATTCCAGAAAAAAAGGTTGATGAGCTTCTGGAGCGTATGGATGTTGTTGGCTCAGGTGACACTCTAGTTCTTACCGGATCTATTCCAAGCTCGCTTCCAGAAGATATCTATACTCGTCTTATGGCTCAGCTTGCAGGTCGCGGTATTCAGTTTGTTGTTGACGCTCCTGGTCAGCTGCTTATGGAGGCCATTAAGGCTCAGCCATTCTTGATTAAGCCTAACAATCATGAGGTTGGCCGTATCTTTGACGCTAATCCAGAGACTCCAGAAGAGTGCATTCCATTTGCTAAGAAGCTTCAGGATGGCGGTGCTCGTAACGTTATCGTTTCTTGTGGTGGTGCAGGTTCTTTGCTTCTGGACGAGTACGGTGCTGAGCATATTGTTCCAACTGCTAAGATTCGCCTTGTTAACGCAACTGGTGCTGGTGACTCTATGGTAGCTGGCTTCTTGGCAAAGACCACTGCTGGCTACGATTATGACACTGCGCTTATTTACGCTTCTGCCTGCGGTACTGCAACTGCTGCAAGTAAGGGAATTGCAAAACGCGCAACCATCGATCGTGTTGTCACTGCTCTCTACAAGAAGATGGGTCGAGAAATGCCTGCATCTATTGCTGAAGAGATTCAGCTTGCTCGTCATAAAGAGGAGGCTCGCGAAGGTAAGTCTTCTTGGCTTGCAGATTCTGACCAGTAA
- a CDS encoding N-acetylmuramoyl-L-alanine amidase family protein gives MADFSGEITADAYIPTSAYSAGRDGHFVQYIVVHHEAAIGLDGAAITAMWDRMQAQSAHYSVDGAGTITQHVLESNTAWACGRWTANCESISIEHANNSSSPWTVSEATLESGAHLVAALLIKYGLGYPRWGGNVRPHKQIVATACPGELAGSQNTHYMERVCYWYEVMTGKRSTSEIGWHTDGKGSWWYQTGESSSEYAVGWYRVGMKWYYFNEKGWMLTGWVHTDDGHGSDKLWWYFNDDGSLFSDDWLEYNGNWYLLASDGHMATGWVEDKDRDKWYYLDETGRMITGWLKLDNDWFYLRSDGSRVEDCLYEVGADNICAFDKKGKLLTGDITVTTNDDGYIAGIKA, from the coding sequence ATGGCTGACTTTTCAGGCGAGATTACCGCTGACGCGTATATTCCAACGTCAGCTTATTCAGCTGGGCGAGACGGTCATTTCGTGCAGTATATCGTGGTACATCATGAAGCTGCCATAGGCTTAGACGGTGCGGCCATTACTGCCATGTGGGACAGGATGCAGGCACAGTCTGCGCACTATTCTGTGGATGGTGCAGGCACTATCACTCAGCACGTACTGGAGAGCAATACCGCATGGGCGTGTGGTCGTTGGACTGCTAATTGCGAGAGCATCTCGATTGAGCACGCGAACAACTCCTCATCGCCCTGGACTGTCTCTGAAGCTACCTTAGAGAGCGGTGCGCACCTTGTTGCTGCGTTGCTCATTAAGTACGGGCTCGGATACCCGCGTTGGGGTGGCAATGTTCGTCCACACAAACAGATCGTGGCAACCGCTTGTCCTGGCGAGCTTGCTGGCTCTCAGAACACTCACTATATGGAGCGTGTATGTTACTGGTACGAGGTCATGACAGGCAAACGATCAACTTCTGAGATTGGTTGGCATACCGACGGCAAGGGCAGCTGGTGGTATCAGACGGGCGAGTCATCGAGTGAATACGCGGTCGGCTGGTACCGTGTGGGTATGAAGTGGTATTACTTCAATGAGAAAGGCTGGATGTTAACCGGTTGGGTTCACACCGATGACGGACACGGTTCAGACAAGCTTTGGTGGTACTTCAATGACGACGGTTCGCTTTTTTCCGATGACTGGTTGGAGTACAACGGCAACTGGTATTTGCTAGCGTCTGATGGTCACATGGCTACCGGCTGGGTAGAAGATAAAGATAGAGATAAGTGGTACTATCTTGACGAAACAGGGCGCATGATTACTGGCTGGTTGAAGCTCGACAATGACTGGTTCTATCTGCGTTCCGATGGCTCACGAGTTGAGGACTGCTTGTATGAAGTCGGAGCAGATAACATCTGTGCCTTCGATAAGAAAGGTAAGCTTCTCACAGGCGACATTACAGTCACAACCAACGACGACGGTTACATCGCAGGAATTAAGGCTTAG
- a CDS encoding ABC transporter substrate-binding protein, which produces MSGINRRQFVTLSASALCSLGLVACGGNNNQKQGGSDSAKGSVYFLNFKPEADQQWKDLAAKYTEETKVPVKVVTAASDTYAQTFQSEINKDASVAPTLFQTNGPSGLIGVKDYCIDLKGAKILDELTNDALKLQEDGVVYGVDYVEEDYGIIYNKKLLEKAGYKGDDIKDFASLKKVVEDIQSRKAELGVKGAFTSAGLDSSSDWRFTTHLANLPLYYEFKDTGKPDAKEIKGTYLPNYKQIFDLYINNATCSPTELAGKTGDDAVAEFVNGEAVFYQNGTWAYNDIKGLGDDALGMIPIYIGVKGEEKQGMCSGGENYWCVSSKADDASQKATLDFMYWCVTSDTATTAIAEDMGLTIPFKNAKATKNALANIAAEYAKKGNESVAWDFIYIPSQEWKNNVSSALKGYAAGTEDWDAVKSAFVDGWKTEKEANA; this is translated from the coding sequence ATGTCCGGTATCAATCGTAGGCAGTTTGTCACCTTAAGTGCATCAGCTCTTTGCTCACTGGGTCTTGTTGCTTGTGGAGGAAATAACAACCAAAAGCAGGGAGGATCTGATTCAGCAAAAGGTTCAGTTTATTTTCTAAACTTCAAGCCTGAGGCTGATCAGCAGTGGAAAGATCTTGCAGCTAAGTATACTGAGGAAACTAAGGTTCCAGTAAAGGTAGTAACTGCTGCTTCTGATACCTATGCACAGACATTCCAGTCTGAGATTAACAAGGACGCTTCTGTAGCACCAACACTGTTCCAGACAAATGGACCTTCCGGTCTTATTGGTGTAAAGGATTACTGTATTGATCTTAAGGGCGCCAAGATTCTAGATGAGCTCACAAATGATGCTCTTAAGCTTCAGGAGGATGGCGTTGTCTATGGCGTTGACTATGTAGAGGAAGACTACGGCATTATCTACAACAAGAAGTTGCTTGAGAAGGCAGGCTATAAGGGAGATGACATCAAGGACTTTGCTTCTCTGAAGAAGGTTGTTGAGGATATTCAGTCTCGCAAAGCAGAACTTGGTGTAAAGGGAGCATTTACCAGTGCTGGTCTTGATTCAAGTTCCGACTGGCGCTTTACCACTCACTTGGCTAACCTCCCTCTTTACTATGAGTTCAAAGACACTGGAAAGCCAGATGCTAAAGAGATTAAAGGAACCTATTTGCCTAACTACAAGCAAATTTTTGATCTCTATATTAACAATGCTACTTGTAGTCCTACTGAGCTTGCTGGTAAAACGGGCGATGACGCTGTTGCAGAGTTTGTTAACGGCGAGGCTGTCTTCTATCAGAATGGTACTTGGGCATACAATGACATCAAGGGACTTGGTGACGATGCTCTTGGCATGATTCCAATTTATATTGGTGTTAAGGGTGAAGAGAAGCAGGGTATGTGCTCTGGCGGTGAGAATTATTGGTGCGTTAGCTCAAAGGCGGACGACGCTTCCCAGAAGGCAACACTTGATTTTATGTACTGGTGTGTAACTTCTGATACTGCTACTACAGCAATTGCAGAAGATATGGGCCTTACTATTCCATTCAAGAATGCAAAAGCAACTAAGAATGCTCTTGCAAACATTGCAGCTGAGTACGCAAAGAAGGGCAATGAGTCCGTAGCTTGGGACTTCATTTACATTCCTTCACAGGAGTGGAAGAACAACGTTTCCAGCGCACTTAAGGGTTATGCAGCAGGAACAGAGGACTGGGATGCCGTAAAGTCTGCATTCGTTGATGGTTGGAAGACTGAAAAAGAGGCCAACGCATAG